The Campylobacterota bacterium genome window below encodes:
- a CDS encoding RNA degradosome polyphosphate kinase — protein MPSNFKDPSLYINRELSWLQFNTRVLKQAQDESLPLLERLKFLAIYGTNLDEFYMIRVAGLKKLFSAGVNVSGADRLTPLQQLREIRTYLHEEQKVVEHCLQGIMKELEKEGIFFKPYKELTPEQRKYLDKYFHENIYPVVIPIAIDATHPFPHLNNLGFGQIVKLRDKDDPSIERYGLIRIPRVLPRFVDINNRIYVPIGSITAEHIEDLFPGYELIKFAAFRVTRNADIAIEEEEADDIMEILEEGLKLRKKGELVRLELSVHADDDLQNFFNRHANVYKDDIYRFQTYLNLASFWQVVGNKDFAHLTAPTFKPRNLPPLDTDESLYATLDKQDLLLFHPFESFEPVVRLIQTAAKDPDVVSIKMTLYRSGSNSPIVNALIGAAESGKQVTVMVELKARFDEENNLHWAKALENAGAHVIYGITGFKVHAKAALITRRIDGKLKQYAHIGTGNYNPSTATIYTDISYMTSNDAITHDMTRFFHFLTGFSKKGKLSELYMAPTQIKPKILSLIQNETRMGSEGVIIAKMNALVDEDIIKALYKASQAGVKIDLIIRGICCLRPGIPGVSDNIRVTSIIGKYLEHARIYYFKHSTPQTYIASADWMPRNLLRRIELLTPIQGEELSAKLIQILQLQSSDNMLSHELQTDGNYIKVKHEPHNAIDSHKIVENHTSKVHSSVKKHTPNFVQQLTTRLFKES, from the coding sequence ATGCCTAGCAACTTTAAAGACCCATCGCTTTATATCAACCGCGAGCTTTCGTGGCTGCAGTTCAACACCCGCGTCCTCAAACAGGCGCAGGACGAATCGCTCCCGTTGCTTGAGCGGCTTAAATTTCTCGCCATCTACGGCACCAATCTCGACGAATTCTACATGATCCGCGTCGCGGGTCTGAAAAAACTTTTCAGCGCCGGGGTCAACGTTTCGGGAGCCGACCGGCTCACCCCGCTGCAACAGCTGCGCGAAATCCGCACCTACCTTCACGAAGAGCAAAAAGTGGTCGAACACTGCCTGCAGGGGATCATGAAAGAGCTCGAAAAAGAGGGGATTTTTTTCAAACCTTACAAAGAGCTCACCCCGGAGCAGCGCAAGTATCTCGACAAATATTTTCACGAAAACATCTATCCCGTTGTTATCCCCATCGCAATCGACGCAACCCACCCCTTCCCCCATCTCAACAACCTGGGCTTCGGGCAGATCGTCAAGCTGCGCGACAAGGATGACCCGAGCATCGAGCGCTACGGCCTGATCCGTATTCCCCGCGTACTGCCGCGCTTCGTCGATATCAACAACCGGATCTACGTTCCGATCGGGAGCATCACCGCCGAACACATCGAAGACCTTTTCCCCGGTTACGAGCTGATCAAATTCGCCGCGTTCCGCGTCACCCGCAACGCCGACATCGCGATCGAGGAAGAGGAAGCCGACGACATCATGGAGATCCTCGAAGAGGGGCTCAAACTCCGTAAAAAAGGGGAACTGGTCCGGCTGGAACTGAGCGTTCACGCCGATGATGACCTGCAAAACTTTTTCAACCGTCACGCCAACGTCTACAAAGACGACATCTACCGTTTCCAGACCTATCTCAATCTCGCCAGCTTCTGGCAGGTCGTCGGAAACAAGGATTTCGCCCACCTCACCGCGCCGACCTTCAAGCCGCGCAACCTCCCGCCGCTCGATACCGACGAAAGCCTCTACGCGACGCTGGACAAACAAGACCTGCTCCTTTTTCACCCTTTCGAGAGTTTCGAGCCGGTCGTTCGCCTGATCCAGACGGCGGCTAAAGATCCCGACGTCGTCTCGATCAAAATGACCCTCTACCGTTCGGGGTCCAATTCCCCGATCGTCAACGCCCTTATCGGTGCGGCCGAATCGGGCAAACAGGTCACCGTCATGGTCGAGCTCAAAGCCCGTTTCGACGAAGAGAACAACCTCCACTGGGCCAAAGCGCTCGAAAATGCCGGAGCCCACGTCATTTACGGGATTACAGGATTCAAGGTACACGCCAAAGCAGCCCTCATCACCCGCCGCATCGACGGCAAACTCAAGCAGTACGCCCATATCGGCACCGGAAACTACAACCCCTCCACGGCGACGATCTACACCGACATCAGCTACATGACCAGCAACGATGCGATCACTCACGACATGACGCGGTTTTTCCACTTTCTGACCGGGTTCAGCAAAAAAGGGAAATTGAGCGAACTCTACATGGCGCCGACGCAGATCAAACCGAAAATCCTCTCGCTCATCCAAAACGAAACACGGATGGGGAGCGAAGGGGTCATCATCGCAAAAATGAACGCCCTCGTCGACGAAGACATCATCAAAGCCCTTTACAAAGCCTCTCAGGCAGGGGTAAAAATCGATCTCATCATCCGGGGGATCTGTTGTCTGCGTCCGGGGATACCCGGGGTCAGCGACAACATCCGTGTCACCTCCATCATCGGAAAATACCTCGAACACGCCCGAATCTATTACTTCAAACACTCGACGCCGCAAACCTATATCGCCAGTGCCGATTGGATGCCGCGCAACCTGCTGCGCCGTATCGAGCTGCTCACCCCGATCCAGGGCGAAGAGCTCTCGGCGAAGCTGATCCAGATCCTGCAGCTGCAGAGTTCGGACAACATGCTCTCGCACGAACTCCAGACCGACGGAAACTACATCAAAGTCAAACACGAGCCCCACAACGCGATCGACAGCCATAAAATCGTCGAAAACCACACCAGCAAAGTTCACAGTTCGGTCAAAAAACATACGCCCAATTTCGTCCAGCAGTTGACGACCCGTTTGTTCAAAGAGAGTTAA
- a CDS encoding gamma carbonic anhydrase family protein: protein MISNYLHYTPAMKERVWIAPSADVIGRVEMGEDVSIWFGCVVRGDVHYIKIGDRSNIQDLSMVHVTHHKKEDASDGYPTIIGNDVTVGHRVMLHGCTIEDACLIGMSATILDGAVIGKESIVGAGALVTKNKVFPPRSLIMGSPAKVVRELSDEEVAELYASARRYVSFKENYRAPNV from the coding sequence ATGATCAGCAATTATCTCCATTACACCCCCGCGATGAAAGAACGGGTATGGATCGCCCCTTCCGCCGACGTGATCGGCCGCGTCGAGATGGGCGAAGACGTCAGTATCTGGTTCGGATGCGTCGTGCGCGGCGACGTCCACTACATCAAAATCGGGGACCGGAGCAACATCCAGGACCTGAGCATGGTCCACGTTACCCATCACAAAAAAGAGGATGCCTCAGACGGCTATCCGACCATTATCGGCAACGACGTCACGGTCGGGCACCGCGTCATGCTGCACGGCTGTACGATCGAAGACGCCTGCCTCATCGGGATGAGCGCTACGATTCTCGACGGTGCGGTAATCGGTAAGGAATCGATCGTCGGCGCGGGGGCACTGGTGACCAAAAACAAAGTGTTCCCTCCCCGCTCGCTCATCATGGGCAGCCCCGCCAAAGTGGTGCGGGAACTAAGCGACGAGGAGGTCGCCGAGCTCTACGCGTCGGCCCGCCGCTACGTCAGTTTCAAAGAAAACTACCGCGCGCCGAATGTCTGA
- a CDS encoding TRIC cation channel family protein, whose protein sequence is MSDFNLVVAADILGITAFALSGFLVGVRNNLDLLGIIIAASLTALGGGVVRDVILDRTPFAFNEYYPAITVIATIAFAFVFRLYHREQIERQWLFVISDTIGLVAFSITGALLAIQADFNFFGVMILSFLTAVGGGVLRDTMINQVPSVLISDFYGSIALIVSILLLLLAAFDALNTPGVAVVATVAVGLRLLAYTKQWHLPTLERR, encoded by the coding sequence ATGTCTGATTTCAATCTGGTCGTCGCCGCCGACATCCTGGGGATCACGGCATTTGCCCTCAGCGGTTTTCTCGTCGGAGTCCGGAACAACCTCGATCTGCTGGGGATCATCATTGCCGCTTCACTCACCGCACTGGGGGGCGGAGTGGTACGCGACGTCATCCTCGACCGCACCCCGTTCGCATTCAACGAATACTATCCGGCCATCACGGTCATCGCGACGATCGCGTTTGCGTTTGTCTTCCGCCTCTATCACCGCGAGCAGATCGAACGCCAATGGCTCTTCGTCATCAGCGATACGATCGGTCTGGTGGCGTTCAGCATTACCGGAGCCCTGCTGGCGATCCAGGCCGACTTCAACTTTTTCGGGGTGATGATCCTCAGCTTCCTCACGGCCGTGGGGGGAGGCGTACTGCGCGATACGATGATCAACCAGGTCCCTTCCGTCCTTATCAGCGATTTTTACGGCTCCATCGCCCTGATCGTCTCGATCCTGCTGCTACTGCTCGCAGCGTTCGATGCACTCAATACGCCCGGTGTTGCGGTCGTCGCGACGGTGGCGGTAGGGCTGCGCCTGCTGGCCTATACCAAACAATGGCATCTTCCGACACTGGAGCGACGATGA
- the mtgA gene encoding monofunctional biosynthetic peptidoglycan transglycosylase — MNKNLLKKVLLLLAAGGIIDIGRYAFYPDVSDLKEERPVPTAFMEYRQDKWAEENRDRELQHKWVSLSQISPNVLKAVLIAEDDKFWNHDGFDVGGMEQAIERSLEKGTIAGGSTISQQLSKNLYLSPSKNPVRKLKEAILTWRIENTLSKRRILEIYLNVAEWGDGIFGIEAAARHYYGKSAKHLSGREAARLAAVLPNPLKYDPTGNQKYVKNRARIIYKIMQRRGVVIPAYEEVMTPPKEASEPLMESREDNGSVLELFGTPGQNVPETPDQPSASEQTGESNASSPF; from the coding sequence ATGAACAAAAACCTCCTCAAAAAAGTTCTGCTGCTGCTGGCAGCGGGCGGTATCATCGATATCGGACGCTACGCCTTTTATCCCGACGTTTCGGACCTCAAAGAGGAGCGTCCCGTTCCGACGGCGTTCATGGAGTACCGTCAGGACAAGTGGGCCGAAGAGAACCGAGACCGGGAGCTGCAACACAAATGGGTCAGCCTTTCACAGATCTCTCCCAACGTGCTCAAAGCGGTTCTGATCGCCGAAGACGATAAATTCTGGAACCATGACGGATTCGATGTAGGAGGGATGGAGCAGGCGATTGAACGGAGTCTTGAAAAAGGGACCATTGCGGGGGGCAGCACCATCAGCCAGCAGCTCTCGAAAAACCTCTATCTCTCTCCCAGCAAAAATCCGGTTCGCAAACTCAAAGAGGCGATCCTCACGTGGCGGATCGAAAACACCCTCTCCAAACGCCGCATCCTTGAAATCTATCTCAACGTCGCCGAATGGGGAGACGGCATATTCGGGATCGAAGCGGCGGCGCGCCATTATTACGGCAAAAGCGCCAAACACCTCAGCGGACGGGAGGCGGCGCGGTTGGCCGCAGTACTCCCCAACCCGCTCAAATACGATCCAACGGGGAACCAGAAATACGTCAAAAACCGCGCCCGCATCATCTACAAGATCATGCAGCGCCGGGGCGTCGTGATCCCCGCATACGAGGAAGTGATGACTCCGCCCAAAGAAGCCTCCGAACCGCTCATGGAATCGCGCGAGGATAACGGCAGCGTCCTTGAACTGTTCGGAACTCCCGGGCAAAACGTACCCGAAACCCCCGATCAGCCCTCCGCTTCAGAGCAAACCGGCGAATCGAACGCCTCTTCTCCCTTCTAA
- the nhaA gene encoding Na+/H+ antiporter NhaA: MLRSPLLNFLKLDSATGILLVVATALAMMMANSPMHSLYSSLTSLPVVVSVGSFVIAKPLLLWINDGLMAVFFFMVGLEIKRETLEGSLRDPKAIAVPAFAALGGMMVPSAIYAWFNWDNPTALQGWAIPSATDIAFALGILTLLGNRVPKGLKLFLLALAIIDDLGAIVIIALFYTSDLSAISLFIAAAMIAVLITMNVRGVVNNAAYILVGTVLWIAVLKSGVHATLAGVILGLLIPLKNNQASFHALEHSLHVPVSFVILPLFAFANTGIAFAGVSASDFFDEVTLGIALGLFFGKQIGVFLFSYLAVRMGFGSLPAGVDWKRLYGVSILSGIGFTMSLFIGSLAFEDARACGAGVCDERLGILLGSFFSGVLGYAFLRRVIRSRNA; this comes from the coding sequence ATGCTCCGTTCACCGTTATTGAATTTTTTGAAACTCGATTCGGCGACGGGTATTTTGCTGGTGGTTGCCACCGCATTGGCGATGATGATGGCCAACAGTCCGATGCACTCGCTTTATTCCTCCCTTACATCTCTTCCGGTCGTTGTGAGTGTCGGTTCTTTCGTCATTGCCAAACCGTTATTGTTGTGGATCAACGACGGTCTGATGGCCGTATTTTTCTTTATGGTGGGGCTGGAGATCAAACGGGAAACCCTCGAGGGCTCGCTGCGCGATCCAAAAGCGATAGCCGTCCCGGCTTTCGCGGCGCTGGGAGGGATGATGGTCCCTTCGGCCATTTATGCGTGGTTCAACTGGGACAATCCCACGGCGTTGCAGGGGTGGGCGATCCCTTCGGCGACCGATATCGCGTTTGCGCTGGGGATTCTCACGTTGTTGGGAAACCGCGTTCCCAAAGGGCTGAAACTGTTTTTGCTTGCGCTGGCAATCATCGACGATTTGGGAGCTATTGTTATCATCGCCCTTTTTTATACGTCCGATCTTTCGGCGATTTCCCTGTTCATCGCTGCAGCGATGATTGCCGTTCTGATCACGATGAACGTCCGGGGAGTCGTGAATAATGCCGCGTATATTTTAGTTGGAACCGTTTTGTGGATCGCCGTGCTGAAGTCGGGGGTCCATGCGACCCTCGCGGGGGTAATCCTGGGGCTGCTGATCCCTTTGAAAAACAACCAGGCGTCTTTTCATGCGTTGGAACATTCGCTGCACGTCCCGGTGAGTTTTGTCATCCTTCCGCTCTTTGCGTTTGCGAATACGGGTATCGCTTTTGCGGGAGTGTCGGCAAGCGATTTTTTCGATGAAGTGACGCTGGGGATCGCATTGGGGCTTTTTTTCGGTAAACAGATCGGTGTTTTTCTCTTCAGTTATCTGGCGGTACGGATGGGTTTTGGGAGTTTGCCCGCGGGCGTCGACTGGAAGCGGCTGTACGGGGTATCGATTTTGAGCGGGATTGGTTTTACGATGTCGCTGTTTATCGGTTCTTTGGCATTCGAAGACGCCAGAGCCTGCGGCGCGGGAGTATGCGACGAACGGCTGGGGATTTTGCTCGGATCGTTTTTCTCGGGCGTTTTGGGGTACGCGTTTTTACGGCGCGTCATCCGTTCCCGAAACGCTTAA
- a CDS encoding MFS transporter, with protein MDRLIRPKHKIIAAGIIGNVIEYYDFALIGFLAVMMGQLFFPSSDPFLSLLGSFGAFAAGMVMRPAGALVFGHIGDRIGRRFALMSSLALMALPTFLIGFLPTYAQIGIAAPILLVALRMIQGLSVGGEYASSIVYLVEQSSPGRQNLYGSFVSVGAKIGMALGSGFCGLLLWQLGEETMMEWGWRVPFWVSIVIAAAGLYLRRNLTDDYEPPHDKAVPIVAIVRHHRREFWQFLSVASAIWVFYYTVFVYLPIWLEKSAGLSKAQSGEINTLSIVIGVVFIPLMAMVADRFGSLRVMRYAALGLALGVFPLFYAMSVGGYWGAMAGTTLLVALLCAFQAPIFAATVKALPHHGYRASFTAVILGSAAGIVGGITPAVMTSISEFSADPYAPSYLIAIASALGWWVLGRIAKPQE; from the coding sequence GTGGATCGTTTGATCCGGCCCAAGCACAAAATCATTGCCGCGGGGATCATCGGCAACGTCATCGAATACTACGACTTCGCGTTGATCGGTTTTCTGGCCGTGATGATGGGGCAGCTTTTTTTCCCTTCGAGCGATCCGTTTTTGTCACTGTTGGGATCGTTCGGCGCTTTCGCGGCGGGGATGGTGATGCGTCCGGCGGGGGCCTTGGTTTTCGGCCATATCGGGGACCGAATCGGACGGCGTTTTGCACTGATGAGTTCGCTCGCCCTGATGGCGCTTCCCACCTTTTTGATCGGATTTCTCCCCACGTATGCCCAGATCGGGATCGCCGCGCCGATCCTGCTTGTGGCGCTTCGGATGATCCAGGGCCTCTCGGTAGGGGGCGAATACGCCAGCTCCATCGTCTACCTTGTCGAACAGTCTTCCCCCGGGCGGCAGAACCTTTACGGCTCTTTCGTTTCGGTCGGGGCGAAAATCGGAATGGCGCTGGGATCGGGTTTTTGCGGGTTGCTACTGTGGCAACTGGGCGAAGAGACGATGATGGAATGGGGATGGAGAGTCCCGTTTTGGGTCAGCATCGTAATTGCCGCGGCGGGGCTTTATCTTCGCCGCAATCTGACCGACGACTACGAACCGCCCCACGACAAAGCGGTTCCGATCGTTGCCATCGTACGTCATCACCGGCGTGAATTCTGGCAGTTTCTCTCCGTCGCGTCGGCAATCTGGGTTTTTTATTACACCGTTTTCGTCTACCTTCCGATTTGGCTGGAGAAAAGCGCCGGCCTCAGTAAAGCACAATCGGGCGAGATCAATACCCTCTCCATCGTGATCGGGGTGGTTTTTATCCCGCTCATGGCGATGGTAGCCGACCGTTTCGGTTCGCTGCGGGTGATGCGTTACGCGGCGCTGGGGCTCGCGCTGGGCGTTTTCCCGCTTTTTTATGCGATGAGCGTCGGAGGGTACTGGGGAGCGATGGCGGGGACCACGCTGCTGGTCGCATTGCTGTGCGCGTTCCAGGCACCCATTTTCGCCGCCACCGTCAAAGCCCTTCCGCACCACGGGTACCGGGCCTCCTTTACGGCCGTGATCCTCGGAAGCGCGGCGGGAATCGTCGGGGGGATCACGCCGGCGGTGATGACGTCGATCAGCGAATTCAGTGCCGATCCCTATGCCCCATCTTACCTGATCGCGATCGCTTCGGCGCTCGGCTGGTGGGTCCTTGGGCGTATCGCAAAGCCGCAGGAATGA
- the mnmA gene encoding tRNA 2-thiouridine(34) synthase MnmA, which translates to MKRKKVLIGMSGGVDSTVSTLLLKEQGYEVEGVYMKLHSKPGYHEIHQARAQKAADFAGVKLHILDLQEKFNEKVFTPFIETYKEGKTPNPCALCNRNIKFGAMVAFADEVGADYVATGHYIRHDGKYLLQASDDTKDQSYFLFYIDPALVPRLLFPLGERHKADIKAYAASVPGLESFAAQGESSEICFVETTYMDVLKPYVEVDREGEVLDLSGNVVGKHKGYMHYTIGKRKGFTVHGAHDPHFVVAIRPETNQIVVGPREALECRYVELENVNLFDERREFDCEVKLRYRTKSVPCHVKVEGNRAKVELAEPVLGVASGQAGVFYDGDKLLGGGWIV; encoded by the coding sequence ATGAAACGCAAAAAAGTGCTGATCGGGATGAGCGGCGGCGTCGATTCAACCGTTTCGACCCTTTTGCTCAAAGAGCAGGGGTATGAAGTGGAAGGAGTGTACATGAAGCTGCACTCCAAACCCGGCTATCACGAGATTCACCAGGCACGCGCGCAGAAAGCGGCCGATTTTGCGGGGGTGAAACTGCATATTCTCGATTTGCAGGAGAAATTCAACGAAAAAGTGTTTACCCCTTTTATCGAAACTTATAAAGAGGGGAAAACGCCCAACCCCTGCGCGCTATGCAACCGCAATATCAAATTTGGCGCCATGGTGGCGTTTGCCGATGAGGTCGGAGCCGACTACGTCGCGACGGGCCATTACATTCGCCATGACGGAAAATACCTGCTTCAGGCGAGCGACGATACCAAAGACCAGAGCTATTTTCTTTTCTACATCGATCCTGCGCTGGTGCCGAGGCTTTTATTTCCGCTGGGAGAACGCCACAAAGCCGACATCAAAGCGTACGCCGCATCGGTTCCGGGGCTTGAATCCTTCGCCGCTCAGGGGGAATCGAGCGAGATATGCTTCGTCGAAACCACCTATATGGACGTGTTGAAACCGTACGTGGAGGTCGACCGCGAGGGGGAGGTGCTGGACCTCTCGGGTAACGTCGTGGGCAAACACAAAGGGTACATGCACTACACGATCGGCAAGCGCAAGGGTTTCACCGTCCACGGCGCCCACGATCCCCATTTTGTGGTTGCGATCCGTCCTGAAACCAACCAGATCGTCGTCGGGCCGCGCGAAGCGCTCGAATGCCGTTACGTGGAGCTTGAAAACGTCAATCTTTTTGACGAACGCCGGGAATTTGACTGCGAAGTCAAGCTCCGCTACCGTACCAAATCGGTTCCCTGCCACGTGAAAGTGGAAGGAAACCGTGCCAAAGTCGAACTGGCCGAACCGGTTCTGGGGGTCGCTTCGGGACAGGCAGGGGTCTTTTACGACGGCGACAAACTGCTCGGCGGCGGGTGGATCGTTTGA
- a CDS encoding TIGR00730 family Rossman fold protein: MGRRRNGKKEACRKYVQDIKSADVWSVFKIIADFVQGFDELGDLGPSVTIFGSARVDENHPYYRQAVQLSGMLGSRGYNVITGGGPGVMEAANRGAYDYEEVESIGLNIELPEEQQPNPYITKGRQFDYFFSRKVMLVKYSMAYVIFPGGFGTLDEMFEALTLIQTRKVTGVKLFVIGTDFYAPLMEFIRTRLLAEGMIDEADLGFFTLTDDLHYVVTEIEKSMIAQMISLEEQGLDHTKYYETLSSYMTDKHPIEETEF; encoded by the coding sequence ATGGGCCGCAGAAGAAACGGAAAAAAAGAGGCGTGCCGAAAATACGTCCAGGACATCAAGTCCGCCGACGTCTGGAGCGTCTTTAAAATTATCGCCGATTTCGTGCAGGGGTTCGACGAGCTCGGAGACCTTGGCCCCTCGGTAACGATTTTCGGGAGTGCGCGGGTGGACGAGAATCACCCCTATTACCGGCAGGCGGTTCAGCTCTCCGGTATGCTCGGTTCCCGCGGCTACAACGTCATTACCGGGGGCGGTCCGGGCGTCATGGAAGCGGCGAATCGCGGTGCGTACGATTACGAAGAGGTCGAATCGATCGGATTGAACATCGAACTCCCCGAAGAGCAGCAGCCCAATCCCTACATCACAAAAGGGCGGCAATTCGATTATTTTTTCTCCCGCAAGGTGATGCTCGTCAAATACTCGATGGCATACGTCATCTTTCCGGGGGGATTCGGAACGCTCGATGAGATGTTCGAGGCGTTGACCCTGATTCAGACCCGTAAGGTGACGGGAGTCAAACTTTTCGTGATCGGGACCGACTTTTACGCGCCGCTGATGGAATTCATCCGCACACGCCTGCTGGCCGAGGGGATGATCGACGAGGCCGACCTGGGATTTTTCACCCTTACCGACGATCTGCACTACGTCGTGACCGAAATCGAAAAATCGATGATCGCCCAGATGATATCGCTCGAAGAGCAGGGGCTTGACCACACCAAATACTACGAGACCCTTTCGTCGTACATGACCGACAAACATCCGATCGAGGAGACAGAATTCTGA
- the fliY gene encoding flagellar motor switch protein FliY, translated as MSDFAGIYAQEAVATIEGLTGQTPRIALKEAEDISIVSNVIPPIALVHVSFTGDASGKGIVMMPPQLATALGDMMLGGDGEGQDTMSDEDMDAVKEIVSNIVGAMSTTLGSQKELPKFTIKPEKAEFIPENGEVHLDRYAKMFVFTFSLGTIESLMMFAIDSAINDALSGPSAPAQSSAPGSASSSKGAGIFDAPAEERAVKLEENEMKNISLIMDVKLPVRVRIGKKKMLLKDVLSMDIGSVIELNQLANDPLDILVDDNVIAQGEVVIVDGNFGVQVTSIGTKRDRLNKLKG; from the coding sequence ATGAGTGATTTTGCCGGAATATATGCCCAGGAAGCGGTTGCGACGATCGAGGGGCTGACGGGGCAGACACCCAGAATCGCCCTCAAAGAGGCCGAAGACATTTCGATCGTCTCCAACGTCATCCCTCCGATCGCATTGGTGCACGTCAGTTTCACCGGCGACGCGTCAGGAAAAGGGATCGTTATGATGCCGCCGCAGCTGGCGACGGCGCTGGGGGACATGATGCTCGGCGGCGACGGCGAGGGGCAGGACACGATGTCGGACGAGGATATGGATGCGGTCAAAGAGATCGTTTCCAACATCGTCGGGGCGATGAGTACGACGTTGGGATCGCAAAAAGAGCTTCCCAAGTTTACGATCAAGCCGGAAAAAGCGGAATTCATCCCCGAAAACGGGGAAGTGCACCTGGACCGCTACGCCAAAATGTTCGTCTTTACGTTTTCGCTGGGAACCATCGAATCGTTGATGATGTTCGCGATCGATTCGGCGATCAACGATGCTCTCAGCGGCCCTTCCGCACCGGCACAGAGCAGTGCGCCCGGATCGGCCTCGTCATCCAAAGGCGCCGGAATTTTTGATGCCCCCGCCGAAGAGCGTGCGGTCAAGCTCGAAGAGAACGAAATGAAAAACATTTCGCTCATCATGGACGTCAAACTCCCGGTACGGGTGCGGATCGGAAAGAAGAAAATGCTGCTTAAAGACGTTTTGAGCATGGACATCGGTTCGGTCATCGAACTCAACCAGCTCGCCAATGACCCTCTCGATATCCTGGTCGATGACAACGTCATCGCACAGGGGGAAGTGGTGATCGTGGACGGAAACTTCGGCGTCCAGGTAACGTCGATCGGAACCAAACGGGACCGTCTGAACAAATTGAAAGGGTGA
- the fliM gene encoding flagellar motor switch protein FliM, whose product MADILSQEEIDALLDVVDDEGDAALDAGEETLFPQRQITLYDFKRPNRVSKEQLRAFRGIHDKMARSIASQISAIMRSIVEIQLHSVDQMTYGEFLMSLPNPTSFNVFSMKPLEGNGVLEINPSIAFPMLDRILGGKGEPFETNREFSDIELSLFETILRVMMGTLREAWGPVTDLYPQVESKESSPNVVQIVAQNEIVVMVVMEIIIGHSSGMMNICYPVIALEPILPKLASRDLMLNETSSKKSRNQELQVLLGGAHVNVDVNLGTAELSLNELLDLKEGDIIRLNVPADDMVQVSVDGKERFTGQMGLRRFRKSVQVTSVIDTEKDAVKRALKEFEVKRKERISGVKDIIRGPLEDEEEEDE is encoded by the coding sequence ATGGCTGACATTCTGTCGCAAGAAGAGATCGACGCCCTCCTCGACGTTGTCGACGACGAGGGGGATGCGGCGCTGGACGCGGGGGAAGAGACCCTTTTCCCCCAGCGCCAGATCACCCTGTACGATTTCAAACGTCCCAACCGGGTTTCGAAAGAGCAGCTGCGCGCCTTCCGGGGTATCCATGACAAGATGGCCCGCTCCATCGCATCGCAGATTTCGGCGATCATGCGTTCGATCGTCGAGATTCAGCTCCATTCGGTCGACCAGATGACGTACGGGGAGTTTTTGATGTCGCTTCCCAACCCCACGAGCTTCAACGTCTTTTCGATGAAGCCGCTGGAAGGAAACGGGGTTTTGGAGATCAACCCTTCGATTGCGTTCCCGATGCTCGACCGCATCCTGGGGGGAAAAGGGGAACCGTTCGAGACGAACCGCGAGTTTTCCGACATCGAGCTCTCCTTGTTCGAGACGATTTTGCGGGTGATGATGGGAACCCTGCGCGAAGCGTGGGGACCGGTCACCGATCTCTACCCTCAGGTGGAATCGAAAGAATCGAGTCCCAATGTCGTCCAGATCGTCGCGCAGAACGAAATCGTCGTCATGGTCGTCATGGAGATCATTATCGGGCACAGTTCGGGGATGATGAACATCTGTTATCCGGTCATCGCACTTGAACCGATTCTCCCCAAACTCGCCAGCCGCGACCTGATGCTCAACGAGACCAGTTCGAAAAAAAGCCGGAACCAGGAGCTGCAGGTGCTGCTTGGGGGGGCGCACGTCAATGTGGACGTCAATCTCGGGACGGCGGAACTGAGCCTGAACGAACTGCTCGATCTCAAAGAAGGGGACATTATTCGTCTCAACGTCCCCGCCGACGACATGGTTCAGGTGAGCGTGGACGGCAAAGAGCGTTTCACGGGACAGATGGGGCTTCGCCGGTTCCGAAAATCGGTTCAGGTCACCTCGGTCATCGACACCGAAAAAGATGCCGTTAAACGGGCGCTTAAAGAGTTTGAAGTCAAACGCAAAGAACGGATCAGCGGGGTCAAGGACATTATCCGCGGGCCATTAGAGGATGAGGAGGAAGAAGATGAGTGA